The following are encoded together in the Bradymonas sediminis genome:
- a CDS encoding tetratricopeptide repeat protein gives MLDLEKNLIAYPALWRLRALMPRGLNSVRPGVLRSLDDEDYSMALKLANESYARRREQDYDAALTYACLLVGRELVVEARGILMRALETYPLDPALSALLADAMVIEGNIDGAREILAGISGKGAEIKRFSRPNIMSFVADIFLDLGDDELGDVDSAVELYQCALDADVDDPEPAIRLGQLYEGRGELDKAAAALEYAAKLSRTRVGLWQMTAEMWFEVGDELRGLNAKQRLLELGEAGAEEWLELGFEFAQFGRYERALDALDKVGTILHHSIRSPEVDAIYRDSLLVRGGVLLELGRAEVALAVFRDLEERVGEHPGAQRGMAEAALQIGDIMLAETHATRALELSPEDTEVLAVYGQMKQQYGRHADAIDALGKALVEHPDQAGWRSALALSLVKQSEVDQAREALQQAVESAKTYPELLPVAVDIQGWSRLIAQLRAASKEELASWIETQINFLSAPASE, from the coding sequence ATGCTCGACTTAGAGAAAAATTTGATCGCTTATCCGGCCCTGTGGCGTTTGCGTGCCCTGATGCCCCGCGGCCTCAATTCGGTGCGCCCCGGCGTGCTGCGTTCCTTGGACGACGAAGACTATTCGATGGCCCTGAAGCTGGCCAACGAGAGCTACGCGCGCCGGCGCGAGCAGGACTACGATGCGGCCCTTACCTATGCTTGTTTGTTGGTGGGGCGCGAGTTGGTCGTGGAAGCCCGCGGCATTTTGATGCGCGCGCTCGAGACCTATCCGCTGGACCCAGCCCTTTCGGCCCTGCTTGCCGACGCGATGGTCATCGAGGGCAATATCGACGGTGCGCGCGAGATCTTGGCCGGAATTTCGGGAAAAGGCGCCGAGATTAAACGGTTCTCGCGGCCCAATATTATGAGCTTTGTCGCCGATATCTTTCTTGACCTCGGTGATGATGAACTCGGAGACGTCGACAGCGCGGTTGAGCTGTATCAATGCGCGCTCGACGCCGATGTCGACGACCCGGAACCCGCGATTCGACTCGGTCAACTCTACGAGGGGCGCGGTGAACTCGACAAGGCCGCGGCTGCGCTTGAATACGCGGCGAAGTTGAGCCGCACGCGCGTGGGATTGTGGCAGATGACCGCGGAGATGTGGTTCGAGGTCGGAGATGAATTGCGCGGCCTAAACGCCAAGCAGCGCCTGCTCGAATTGGGCGAGGCTGGGGCAGAGGAGTGGCTGGAATTGGGTTTTGAATTTGCCCAATTCGGCCGCTACGAGCGCGCGCTCGATGCCCTCGATAAGGTCGGAACTATCCTGCATCATTCGATCCGCTCCCCGGAGGTCGACGCGATCTATCGCGACTCGCTGCTGGTGCGCGGCGGGGTCCTGCTCGAGCTGGGGCGGGCCGAAGTTGCGCTCGCCGTTTTCCGTGACCTCGAAGAGCGCGTCGGCGAGCACCCGGGCGCTCAGCGCGGCATGGCCGAGGCGGCCTTGCAGATCGGTGATATTATGCTCGCCGAGACCCACGCCACCCGCGCCCTTGAGCTTTCGCCGGAGGACACCGAGGTGCTCGCGGTTTATGGCCAGATGAAGCAGCAATATGGCCGCCACGCTGACGCGATTGACGCGCTCGGCAAGGCGCTCGTAGAGCACCCGGACCAGGCCGGTTGGCGCAGCGCCCTGGCGCTGTCATTGGTCAAGCAATCCGAGGTCGACCAGGCGCGCGAAGCCCTCCAGCAGGCCGTCGAGTCGGCCAAGACCTACCCGGAACTTCTGCCGGTCGCGGTGGATATTCAGGGGTGGTCGCGCCTTATCGCGCAGCTTCGCGCCGCCTCGAAAGAAGAGCTTGCGTCCTGGATTGAGACGCAGATAAATTTTTTGTCGGCGCCGGCGTCTGAATAA
- a CDS encoding M20 metallopeptidase family protein, with product MSELHSIMSESDISVDSGLSQVAEERLVAWRRHLHAHPELSNQEEQTARYIEAQLEAMGVADIQRVAGTGVVALIEGAHPGATLGWRADIDALPILESNEVAYRSTNPGVMHACGHDVHTSVGLGLAAQLQARRGELHGRVKFIFQPAEEASPEDEPIGAEKMVLAGVLEAPRVDAIFALHCMPTLDVGKIGYTSGGVWAGSDLVEITVHGQKAHGAYPHEGVDAVLVSAHLVCALQSIVSRGVDARRACVVTIGQVRAGNSYNILADRAELTGIVRAFAEEDSNLAIAQVRRIAHNICEGFGASCEVKITQGARPVINDPVLQKQTVDALVKRFGAEEIVSHEAQLGAEDFAAFSREVPGCYLFLGIRDASRGIVNALHTPNFNVDERCLAFGVARFAPILLELGRSWKA from the coding sequence ATGAGCGAGCTACATTCTATCATGTCTGAGTCTGATATTTCAGTCGACAGTGGGCTGAGTCAAGTTGCCGAAGAGCGATTGGTGGCCTGGCGGCGCCATCTGCACGCGCACCCGGAGCTCTCGAACCAAGAGGAGCAGACGGCGCGCTATATCGAAGCGCAACTCGAGGCGATGGGCGTCGCGGATATCCAGCGGGTCGCCGGCACCGGTGTGGTCGCGCTTATTGAAGGCGCACATCCCGGGGCAACGCTGGGGTGGCGCGCCGATATCGACGCGCTGCCGATCCTGGAGAGCAACGAGGTTGCCTATCGCAGCACCAATCCCGGGGTGATGCACGCCTGCGGGCATGACGTGCACACGAGCGTCGGGCTGGGGCTGGCGGCGCAGTTGCAGGCGCGGCGAGGGGAGCTGCACGGGCGGGTGAAGTTCATCTTTCAGCCGGCCGAGGAGGCCAGCCCCGAAGATGAGCCGATCGGCGCCGAGAAAATGGTGCTCGCCGGTGTGCTCGAGGCCCCCAGGGTCGACGCCATCTTTGCGCTCCACTGTATGCCGACGCTCGACGTGGGAAAGATCGGCTATACCAGCGGCGGCGTGTGGGCGGGCTCGGACCTGGTCGAGATCACGGTGCACGGCCAGAAGGCTCACGGCGCGTACCCGCACGAGGGGGTCGACGCGGTGCTGGTGTCGGCGCATCTGGTCTGCGCGCTGCAGTCGATCGTGAGCCGGGGCGTCGACGCGCGCCGCGCCTGTGTGGTGACGATTGGTCAGGTTCGCGCGGGCAATTCCTATAATATTCTGGCCGACCGCGCTGAGCTCACCGGCATTGTGCGGGCCTTCGCCGAGGAAGACTCGAACCTCGCGATCGCCCAGGTTCGCCGAATCGCGCATAATATTTGCGAGGGTTTTGGCGCCTCTTGTGAGGTTAAGATCACCCAGGGGGCGCGTCCGGTCATCAACGACCCGGTGCTTCAAAAGCAGACGGTCGACGCGTTAGTCAAGCGTTTTGGCGCCGAAGAGATCGTCTCCCATGAGGCGCAATTGGGGGCCGAAGACTTCGCCGCGTTCTCGCGTGAGGTGCCCGGCTGCTATTTGTTTCTGGGGATTCGTGACGCCTCGCGCGGCATCGTAAACGCCCTGCATACCCCGAACTTTAATGTCGATGAGCGCTGCCTGGCGTTTGGCGTCGCACGATTTGCGCCCATATTATTGGAGCTTGGGCGCAGCTGGAAAGCGTAG
- a CDS encoding thymidine phosphorylase encodes MHIPELIRLKRDGHKLTAEQLRALIDGYTADKIPDYQMSAFLMAVFFQSMDPEELGTWTEAMLHSGEVLDLSAIKGAKVDKHSTGGVGDKVSLILAPLAAAAGLKVPMISGRGLGHTGGTLDKLESIPGFNVNQTVETFRKHVDEIGLGLIGQTGEIAPADKRIYALRDVTATVECIPLIASSIMSKKLAEGIDALVLDVKVGSGAFMKEVDQARELAETMISIGKAMGTPVRALISDMDQPLGLAIGNTLEVIESIETLRGEGPEDLTELTVELVVDMLDAAGKVDDRAHAKKMLYALLKDGSALEVFREIIIAQGGDGSVCDDPSVMKAADTKITFDAPQGGIIEHINAEQVGLAALELGAGRRTKEDDVDHAVGLILKKKRGARVEKGEPILEIYHNGTGLEKCIERLHAAFQIGEGPAQDKPLIYERLS; translated from the coding sequence ATGCATATTCCTGAATTGATTCGATTAAAGCGCGACGGTCACAAACTTACCGCTGAGCAGCTTCGTGCTCTCATTGACGGCTATACCGCGGACAAAATCCCCGACTATCAAATGTCGGCGTTTCTGATGGCGGTCTTTTTTCAATCAATGGATCCGGAAGAGCTGGGCACCTGGACCGAGGCGATGCTGCACTCGGGCGAGGTTCTGGACCTGTCTGCGATCAAGGGTGCGAAGGTCGACAAACACTCGACCGGTGGCGTGGGCGACAAGGTTTCGCTCATCCTCGCTCCGCTCGCCGCCGCTGCAGGCCTGAAGGTTCCGATGATCTCGGGGCGCGGCCTTGGGCATACCGGCGGAACGCTCGATAAGCTTGAGAGCATCCCGGGATTCAACGTCAACCAGACCGTCGAGACCTTCCGAAAGCATGTCGACGAGATTGGCCTGGGCCTGATTGGCCAGACCGGCGAGATTGCCCCGGCCGACAAGCGCATTTATGCGCTGCGCGATGTGACAGCGACCGTCGAGTGTATTCCGCTCATCGCGAGCTCCATCATGAGCAAGAAGCTGGCCGAAGGCATCGACGCGCTCGTGCTCGACGTGAAGGTCGGCAGCGGCGCGTTCATGAAAGAGGTCGACCAGGCGCGCGAGCTTGCCGAGACAATGATCTCGATCGGCAAGGCAATGGGCACGCCGGTGCGCGCGCTCATCAGCGATATGGACCAACCCCTCGGGCTGGCCATCGGCAACACGCTGGAGGTGATTGAGAGCATTGAGACGCTGCGCGGCGAAGGCCCTGAGGACCTCACCGAGCTCACGGTTGAGCTGGTCGTCGACATGCTCGACGCCGCGGGCAAGGTCGATGACCGCGCGCACGCCAAAAAGATGCTCTACGCATTGCTGAAAGACGGCTCCGCGCTCGAAGTCTTCCGCGAGATCATCATCGCCCAGGGCGGCGACGGCAGCGTCTGCGACGACCCCTCGGTGATGAAGGCGGCCGACACCAAGATCACGTTTGACGCACCTCAGGGCGGCATCATCGAGCATATCAACGCCGAACAGGTGGGGCTTGCTGCGCTGGAATTGGGCGCCGGGCGACGCACCAAGGAAGATGATGTTGACCACGCGGTCGGGTTAATCCTGAAGAAAAAACGGGGCGCACGTGTGGAAAAAGGCGAGCCGATCTTGGAGATTTATCACAACGGAACGGGCCTGGAGAAATGCATCGAGCGTCTCCACGCGGCCTTCCAGATTGGCGAAGGTCCCGCACAAGACAAGCCGCTTATCTATGAGCGCCTGAGCTAA
- a CDS encoding aminopeptidase P N-terminal domain-containing protein gives MNTVSAETYAMRRREYIKRIGPEGVAILVASPESTRNNDSGYPYRASSDILYLTGFSEPKTVLVIAPGHPDGEVVMFVQDRDPLREQWEGRRAGTEGAVAQYGADVAYTVDQIDEKLPGYLADREQLHYTLGQQPKFDERVIRWVHSLRHRRFKPSGAPKAILDVRDIIHEMRVRKDDAEIAQMREAAKVSAEAHILAMQHCHPGIYEYELQALIEYHFTRNGADFPAYTSIVGTGANATCLHYNENRDRIEDGDIVLIDAGCELGFYAGDITRSFPASGKFTPAQRDLYQAVLEVEMSTIEILRPGLPYDAIREHSNRGLCQAMLDLNLLSGTVDQLMEEESFKKYYPHGIGHWLGLDVHDVGSYYEPNGDSRKLEPGMVLTIEPGLYVLPDEEDAPEALRGVGVRIEDDILITEDGYENMTKSCPKSVEDIEALVGQNAQS, from the coding sequence ATGAACACCGTATCAGCCGAAACCTACGCGATGCGCCGGCGCGAATATATCAAGCGTATCGGCCCCGAGGGGGTTGCCATTCTGGTCGCAAGCCCGGAGTCCACTCGAAATAATGACAGCGGATACCCCTACCGCGCGTCAAGCGATATCCTCTATCTCACGGGTTTTAGCGAGCCGAAGACGGTGCTCGTCATCGCCCCGGGCCACCCGGACGGCGAAGTAGTGATGTTTGTGCAGGACCGCGACCCGCTGCGCGAGCAATGGGAGGGGCGCCGCGCTGGAACCGAAGGCGCCGTGGCGCAATACGGCGCCGACGTCGCGTACACCGTCGACCAGATCGATGAGAAGCTCCCCGGCTACCTCGCCGACCGCGAGCAGCTCCACTATACCCTTGGCCAGCAGCCGAAGTTCGACGAGCGCGTGATCCGCTGGGTCCACTCGCTTCGCCACCGCCGCTTCAAACCCTCCGGGGCCCCCAAGGCAATCTTGGACGTGCGCGATATCATCCACGAGATGCGCGTGCGAAAAGATGACGCCGAGATCGCGCAAATGCGCGAGGCCGCCAAGGTCTCCGCCGAGGCGCATATCCTGGCGATGCAGCACTGCCATCCCGGCATTTACGAATACGAATTGCAGGCGCTCATCGAATACCACTTTACCCGCAATGGCGCAGACTTCCCGGCCTATACGAGCATCGTCGGCACGGGCGCCAACGCCACCTGCCTGCATTATAACGAGAACCGAGACCGCATCGAAGACGGCGACATCGTGCTGATCGACGCGGGCTGCGAGTTGGGCTTTTATGCCGGCGATATCACCCGCAGCTTCCCCGCCTCGGGTAAATTCACCCCTGCCCAGCGCGACCTCTACCAGGCCGTGCTCGAGGTCGAGATGAGCACCATCGAGATCTTGCGCCCCGGCCTGCCCTATGACGCGATCCGCGAGCACTCCAACCGCGGCCTCTGCCAGGCGATGCTCGACCTGAACCTGCTCTCGGGCACGGTCGACCAATTGATGGAAGAAGAAAGCTTCAAAAAGTACTACCCTCACGGGATTGGCCACTGGTTGGGCCTCGACGTCCACGACGTTGGCTCCTATTATGAGCCCAACGGCGATTCACGCAAACTTGAGCCCGGCATGGTGCTCACCATCGAACCCGGCCTCTACGTGCTCCCCGACGAAGAGGACGCCCCCGAGGCCCTGCGCGGCGTTGGCGTACGAATCGAAGATGATATTTTAATTACCGAAGACGGCTATGAGAATATGACCAAGAGTTGCCCCAAAAGCGTCGAAGATATCGAGGCGCTGGTCGGTCAAAATGCGCAGTCATAA
- a CDS encoding recombination mediator RecR, with amino-acid sequence MKPTDPITRLVNAFARLPGVGERTASRLAFFILSQPAEIAGELAEALVEIKQKVGMCQRCCNLTDATFCSICTSPRRRRDIICVVENTPDLRAIENTGEFRGTYHVLHGLISPLEGVGPDDVHIMELLQRLEPGQNARCVLPGDADPSADAQSAGYDGADADQEDRVTEIIIATSPSIDGEATSLYLSRLIRPLGVRLTRIASGVPIGSELEYTDKSTLSRALSERRLL; translated from the coding sequence ATGAAACCCACCGACCCCATCACTCGCCTGGTCAACGCGTTCGCCCGGCTTCCCGGCGTGGGCGAGCGCACGGCGAGTCGCCTGGCGTTCTTTATTCTAAGCCAGCCCGCCGAGATCGCCGGCGAGCTGGCCGAGGCGTTGGTCGAGATCAAGCAGAAGGTCGGGATGTGTCAGCGCTGCTGCAATCTCACCGATGCGACCTTTTGCTCGATCTGCACCTCGCCGCGGCGGCGCCGCGACATCATCTGTGTGGTTGAGAATACCCCGGACCTGCGCGCCATCGAGAATACCGGCGAGTTTCGCGGCACCTACCATGTCCTCCACGGGCTCATCAGTCCGCTGGAGGGGGTCGGTCCCGATGATGTGCATATTATGGAGTTGCTCCAGCGTTTGGAGCCCGGGCAAAACGCGCGATGTGTTTTGCCCGGTGATGCCGACCCATCGGCGGACGCTCAGTCCGCGGGGTATGATGGCGCCGACGCAGACCAAGAAGACCGGGTCACCGAGATTATCATTGCCACGAGTCCGTCGATCGACGGGGAGGCAACTTCGCTCTATCTATCCCGGCTGATTCGCCCCCTGGGCGTTCGCCTTACGAGGATCGCGTCGGGGGTTCCGATCGGCAGCGAATTGGAATATACCGACAAGTCGACCCTGTCGCGCGCGCTGAGTGAGCGCCGCCTTTTGTGA
- a CDS encoding roadblock/LC7 domain-containing protein, translating to MVSGQRVIYEEEAHQLQAIIERLVRDALAKAIFIVDPDGQLVASTGEMGEIDTTGLASLVAGATAATGGLANMIGEEEFPVHFHEGRDIHLHVSLIRSQLILVVIFDERSNQGLVRLRVKRTYPKIEEVLDSLQRRQESGQENDDIFGGISDDDIDSLFNDTF from the coding sequence ATGGTTAGTGGTCAGAGGGTTATTTACGAGGAAGAAGCCCACCAGCTTCAAGCGATTATTGAGCGACTGGTGCGCGATGCCCTTGCCAAAGCCATTTTCATTGTCGATCCGGACGGGCAACTCGTTGCCTCCACCGGAGAGATGGGCGAAATTGACACCACCGGACTCGCGTCCCTGGTCGCAGGTGCGACCGCGGCGACCGGCGGATTGGCAAATATGATCGGTGAGGAAGAGTTCCCCGTGCATTTTCATGAGGGGCGCGACATTCACCTGCATGTGTCGTTAATCCGTAGCCAACTTATTTTAGTTGTCATTTTCGACGAACGCTCCAATCAGGGTCTAGTGCGCTTGCGTGTTAAGCGAACCTATCCCAAGATTGAGGAAGTTCTCGACTCGCTCCAGCGTCGCCAAGAGTCTGGGCAAGAGAATGATGATATCTTCGGTGGCATCAGCGACGATGACATCGACAGCCTATTTAATGATACATTTTAA
- a CDS encoding cupin domain-containing protein has product MNKPHFFELPSGLPGPDEFIETLAESEGFRVERIISHGHQTPAGQWYDQPNDEWVILLQGEATLEWADGQKTRLKAGESLMIPAHQRHRVAQTSNDPPCLWLAVHGRTE; this is encoded by the coding sequence ATGAATAAACCTCATTTTTTTGAGTTACCATCGGGCCTTCCGGGGCCCGATGAGTTCATCGAAACCCTCGCCGAGAGCGAGGGTTTTCGAGTGGAGCGCATCATCTCGCACGGGCACCAAACCCCGGCGGGCCAATGGTATGATCAGCCCAACGATGAGTGGGTGATCCTGCTGCAGGGAGAGGCGACGCTCGAATGGGCTGATGGCCAAAAAACCCGACTTAAAGCAGGTGAATCCTTGATGATCCCTGCCCACCAGCGCCACCGGGTTGCGCAAACCAGCAACGACCCACCGTGTCTCTGGCTCGCCGTCCACGGCCGCACCGAATAA
- a CDS encoding YbaB/EbfC family nucleoid-associated protein: MMKGGFNNIVRQAQQMQSKIGKVQEEMADKKIEASTGGGVVTAVVTGDQKLVEIKISPDVVDPNDVEVLEEMILGAVNQAMKLAGDMMNEEVEKITGGMSIPGLF, encoded by the coding sequence ATCATGAAAGGTGGCTTCAATAATATTGTTCGTCAGGCCCAGCAAATGCAGTCCAAGATCGGCAAGGTCCAAGAGGAGATGGCCGACAAAAAGATCGAAGCGTCCACCGGCGGTGGCGTGGTGACGGCTGTGGTGACCGGCGACCAGAAGCTCGTCGAGATCAAGATCAGCCCGGACGTCGTTGACCCCAATGACGTCGAAGTCCTCGAGGAGATGATCCTCGGCGCGGTCAACCAGGCCATGAAACTCGCCGGCGACATGATGAACGAAGAAGTTGAGAAGATCACCGGTGGCATGAGCATCCCCGGCTTGTTCTAA
- a CDS encoding GTP-binding protein, producing the protein MSFINWAQREIILKIVYYGPGLCGKTTNIKFIFSGTNPDARGKLINLETKQERTLFFDFLPLSLPAIRGFKTRLHLYSVPGQLFYSASRKLIMKGSDGVVFVADSQRARKEANIISLEDLKENLHEYGYDIDKIPLVIQYNKRDLPTAMPLEELRADLNPDGKYPDFEACAVAPDGPGVFETLKAVVKLILMELRKSKKT; encoded by the coding sequence ATGTCGTTCATCAATTGGGCTCAGCGTGAGATCATCCTCAAGATCGTGTATTACGGTCCCGGTCTCTGCGGTAAGACGACGAATATCAAATTCATCTTTTCGGGTACCAATCCGGACGCGCGCGGTAAACTGATCAACCTGGAGACCAAGCAAGAGCGCACGCTCTTCTTTGACTTCCTGCCGTTGAGTTTGCCCGCCATCCGCGGTTTTAAGACCCGTTTGCACCTTTATTCGGTTCCCGGCCAGCTCTTTTATAGCGCCAGCCGGAAGCTGATTATGAAGGGCTCCGATGGGGTTGTATTCGTCGCCGATAGCCAGCGCGCTCGTAAAGAAGCAAATATTATCTCCTTGGAAGATCTTAAAGAGAATTTGCACGAATACGGCTACGATATCGACAAGATTCCGTTGGTCATCCAGTACAATAAGCGCGATTTGCCCACGGCGATGCCGCTGGAGGAGTTGCGCGCGGACCTTAACCCGGACGGGAAATACCCGGACTTCGAGGCCTGCGCGGTCGCCCCGGATGGCCCCGGCGTCTTCGAGACCCTGAAGGCTGTGGTTAAGCTCATTCTTATGGAATTGAGGAAGTCCAAAAAGACCTGA
- a CDS encoding DUF6677 family protein produces the protein MSNNDWQQGPSDPNQPHQQPQQPVDSAWGEPQQNQFQNQPPNQPPVHQPGSNASLDNNDFIALALSWFFPGVGQIMLGQKTKGIVILVVSIMTCYLGGLLGFASLLDTFCLAKARKKRPVDDWEFFPDLNDAF, from the coding sequence ATGAGCAACAACGACTGGCAGCAGGGCCCATCCGACCCGAATCAACCGCACCAGCAGCCGCAGCAACCCGTGGATTCGGCCTGGGGCGAACCCCAGCAGAATCAATTCCAGAACCAGCCGCCCAATCAGCCGCCGGTCCACCAACCAGGGTCGAACGCGTCGCTGGATAACAATGACTTTATCGCGTTGGCGCTGTCCTGGTTCTTTCCGGGCGTTGGTCAGATTATGCTCGGCCAGAAAACCAAGGGCATCGTCATCTTGGTGGTCTCCATCATGACTTGCTACCTGGGAGGACTTCTCGGATTCGCGTCCCTCCTGGACACCTTTTGCCTGGCCAAAGCCCGCAAAAAACGTCCAGTAGATGATTGGGAATTCTTCCCCGACCTCAACGACGCGTTCTAA